A single window of Selenomonas sputigena DNA harbors:
- a CDS encoding L,D-transpeptidase family protein, translating into MMFKQIAAFFVCLSMFAGVSGWAGATEKEQGSSYGAWVKDISAESPEPEKVHASEVKSAVAEKTEDPYKIIINVAARSLGVYKNNEKIRLYPVGLGKLSTPTPVGYFSVLTKEENPTWVDPGDSGNTIPSGESNPLGYRWMQVWGNYGIHGTNHPESIGSYVSNGCIRMKEADVEEVYDYASVGTPVEIMYQRIVIDKIKDNMIVYYIYPDGYGYQPLDVETVAKWLAGYGVDKFESDEEIERKIELSDGQPTYVARVYNLSVNGKPMSDKALIKDDIVYLPADKIAEQLKVLVTWDSKSATLGTKYGKAIGYEKKGSLFFNAEDAGVLFHLQGGLSKRGVYELTSIKETPAASTKEEAVETKDSVESEPMKSGAEKSTAKSGEETVESAKTQDRRPVAARTTRIYREGQADAMDSAKK; encoded by the coding sequence ATGATGTTTAAGCAAATCGCGGCTTTTTTTGTCTGTCTTTCGATGTTTGCCGGCGTGTCCGGATGGGCAGGGGCTACGGAAAAGGAGCAAGGTTCCTCCTACGGCGCATGGGTCAAGGATATTTCGGCGGAGAGTCCCGAGCCTGAGAAAGTGCATGCATCGGAAGTCAAATCTGCCGTTGCCGAAAAGACGGAAGATCCCTACAAGATCATCATCAATGTGGCCGCACGCTCCCTGGGTGTTTACAAGAACAACGAAAAGATCCGCCTCTATCCTGTGGGATTGGGAAAGCTTTCTACGCCGACGCCCGTCGGTTATTTTTCCGTCTTGACAAAGGAGGAAAATCCTACATGGGTCGATCCCGGCGATTCAGGGAACACGATCCCTTCGGGGGAGAGCAATCCTCTCGGCTATCGTTGGATGCAGGTCTGGGGAAACTACGGCATCCACGGCACGAATCATCCCGAATCCATCGGTAGCTACGTCTCCAATGGCTGCATCCGCATGAAGGAGGCCGACGTCGAGGAGGTCTATGATTATGCGAGCGTCGGTACGCCCGTGGAAATCATGTATCAGCGCATCGTCATCGATAAGATCAAGGACAACATGATCGTTTACTATATCTATCCCGATGGTTATGGATATCAGCCGCTTGATGTCGAGACAGTAGCGAAGTGGCTTGCAGGCTACGGCGTGGATAAATTTGAATCCGACGAGGAAATCGAGCGGAAGATCGAACTGTCTGATGGTCAGCCCACATACGTCGCCAGGGTATACAATCTGTCCGTCAACGGAAAGCCGATGAGCGACAAAGCTCTGATCAAGGACGACATCGTATATCTTCCGGCCGATAAGATTGCCGAACAGCTCAAGGTGCTTGTGACATGGGATTCTAAGTCCGCCACGTTGGGGACGAAGTACGGCAAGGCGATCGGCTACGAAAAGAAAGGGTCGCTCTTCTTCAACGCGGAAGATGCAGGCGTATTGTTTCATTTGCAGGGCGGTTTGAGCAAACGCGGCGTCTACGAGCTGACATCTATAAAGGAGACGCCCGCCGCTTCGACGAAGGAGGAAGCCGTCGAGACGAAGGACAGCGTTGAGAGCGAGCCGATGAAGAGCGGTGCAGAAAAGAGCACGGCAAAGAGCGGCGAGGAGACGGTGGAAAGCGCTAAGACGCAGGATCGCCGTCCTGTCGCGGCGAGAACGACGCGAATCTATCGCGAAGGACAGGCGGATGCGATGGATTCTGCAAAAAAATGA
- the polA gene encoding DNA polymerase I — MLSKRFILVDGSSLLYRAFYALPLLQTAEGAYTNAVYGFANMLQKLLNEYAPDYLAVAFDKGKKTFRNEMFAAYKGTRKPTPPELSSQIPMLHEFLAALGVPLIEEAGYEADDILGTLAVKAAREDVDVLVVTGDRDALQLVRENIRVLFTRKGMTDLLLYDEKLFLEEYGFPPRGLIDMKGLMGDASDNIPGVPGIGPKTAKKLLIDCGSLEGVYERLAEISGKKLKENLASNKEKAFLSKDLATIRCDMPLEFAPDSYVMKPKGDELQVFFQRYEMKSLATAFASFAAADGVREETAPELSLHTMDDEAAKKAFAEKAEEQGFFSIAACFEGKVPDMEARHLVLCAGGEVLLAEAAELACFSSLFEKEDIQKIVHEYKPFLHCGMGFTPCFDVSLAAYLLAPAASQYDMASLAATYLPSVNAEEAAREGALGAAWCAVLLEKIYPVLKARLEEQQLLSLYETMEFPLVEVLAAMEQAGIYVDRVALHEKSREISAHIAHLTAEIYDLAKGEFNINSPKQLSAVLFERLDLQPPMGTKKTKTGYSTNAEVLEAMRFDHPILEKILSYRFWTKLQSTYLDSMEGLISPRTKRIHTSFNQTVTATGRLSSSEPNLQNIPVRTEEGRQIRALFEPSDGYDALMSADYSQIELRILAHLSEDKNFLEAFLHGQDIHARTASEVFGVPMEAVTPDLRRKAKAVNFGIVYGISDYGLSKDLHISRQEAADYIASYFEKCSGVKRFIDGVVEKAHSDGFVTTIFGRRRDLPAIKSSNYNQRTLAERMAMNTPIQGSAADIIKLAMIKTHRALQEGGFKSRILLQVHDELVLEIMQNEKEQVAELVHDAMENVVQLSVPLSVDIHTGENWAAAK; from the coding sequence TTGTTGAGCAAACGATTTATCCTTGTCGACGGCAGCAGCCTTCTTTACCGTGCATTTTATGCGCTGCCGCTTTTGCAGACGGCGGAGGGCGCATACACGAATGCGGTATATGGCTTTGCGAATATGCTGCAGAAGCTGCTGAACGAATATGCGCCTGACTATCTTGCCGTCGCTTTTGACAAGGGGAAGAAGACCTTTCGCAATGAGATGTTTGCAGCGTACAAAGGGACGCGCAAGCCTACGCCGCCCGAGCTTTCGAGTCAGATTCCCATGCTGCACGAGTTTCTTGCCGCGTTGGGCGTGCCATTAATTGAAGAGGCGGGATATGAAGCTGACGACATCTTGGGGACGCTCGCCGTGAAAGCAGCGCGGGAGGACGTGGACGTCCTCGTCGTGACGGGCGACCGCGATGCCTTGCAGCTCGTGCGGGAAAATATCCGTGTGCTATTTACGCGCAAGGGTATGACGGATCTTTTGCTTTACGATGAGAAGCTGTTCTTGGAAGAGTACGGCTTCCCTCCAAGGGGACTCATTGATATGAAGGGCTTGATGGGGGACGCTTCTGACAACATCCCGGGCGTTCCGGGCATCGGCCCGAAGACGGCGAAGAAGCTCCTCATCGACTGCGGCTCCTTGGAAGGCGTTTACGAACGCTTGGCGGAAATCTCGGGCAAGAAGCTCAAAGAAAATCTCGCATCAAATAAGGAAAAGGCATTTCTGTCCAAAGACTTGGCGACGATTCGCTGCGACATGCCATTGGAATTTGCCCCCGATTCGTATGTGATGAAACCCAAGGGCGATGAATTGCAGGTTTTTTTCCAACGGTACGAGATGAAATCTTTGGCGACCGCGTTCGCCTCTTTTGCAGCGGCAGACGGAGTGCGGGAAGAAACTGCGCCGGAGCTTTCCCTGCATACGATGGATGATGAAGCGGCCAAAAAAGCCTTTGCAGAAAAAGCGGAAGAACAAGGCTTCTTTTCGATTGCCGCCTGCTTCGAGGGAAAGGTTCCTGACATGGAGGCGCGGCATCTCGTCTTATGCGCGGGGGGCGAGGTTCTGCTCGCTGAAGCGGCGGAATTGGCCTGTTTCTCTTCGTTATTTGAAAAAGAGGACATTCAGAAGATTGTCCATGAATACAAGCCGTTCCTTCATTGCGGCATGGGCTTCACTCCTTGCTTCGATGTTTCTCTTGCTGCATATTTGCTGGCTCCTGCCGCCTCGCAATACGATATGGCAAGCCTCGCAGCTACATACCTTCCTTCTGTGAACGCTGAGGAAGCTGCACGGGAAGGAGCTTTGGGAGCAGCATGGTGTGCGGTGCTGCTAGAAAAGATTTATCCTGTGCTGAAGGCGCGTTTGGAAGAGCAGCAGCTTCTTTCTCTCTATGAGACGATGGAGTTTCCGCTCGTGGAGGTGCTCGCTGCGATGGAGCAGGCAGGCATCTATGTCGATCGGGTGGCCTTGCATGAAAAATCCCGAGAGATTTCCGCCCACATTGCCCACTTGACAGCGGAGATTTATGATTTGGCGAAGGGCGAGTTCAACATCAATTCGCCCAAGCAGCTGTCTGCCGTGCTGTTTGAGCGTCTTGACCTGCAGCCGCCCATGGGAACGAAGAAGACGAAGACCGGGTACTCGACGAATGCCGAGGTGCTTGAAGCCATGCGCTTCGACCATCCGATTCTGGAAAAGATTCTTTCGTACCGCTTCTGGACGAAGCTGCAGTCGACGTATCTTGACAGCATGGAAGGCTTGATTTCTCCGCGCACGAAGCGCATCCATACGAGTTTCAATCAGACGGTCACGGCGACGGGACGCTTGAGCAGCTCAGAGCCGAATCTGCAGAACATTCCCGTGCGTACGGAAGAGGGACGGCAGATCCGTGCGCTCTTTGAACCGAGCGACGGCTATGACGCCCTTATGTCCGCCGACTACTCGCAGATCGAGCTGCGCATCCTCGCGCATCTTTCTGAGGACAAGAATTTCTTGGAAGCGTTCCTGCACGGGCAGGATATTCACGCGCGAACGGCGTCCGAGGTCTTCGGCGTGCCGATGGAAGCGGTCACGCCGGATTTGCGCCGCAAGGCGAAGGCCGTGAACTTCGGCATCGTCTACGGCATCAGCGACTATGGACTTTCCAAAGATCTCCATATCTCGCGACAGGAGGCAGCCGACTATATTGCGAGTTATTTTGAAAAGTGCAGCGGCGTCAAGCGTTTTATCGACGGGGTTGTGGAAAAGGCGCATAGCGACGGCTTCGTCACGACGATTTTCGGCAGGAGGCGCGACCTGCCCGCCATCAAAAGCTCCAATTACAATCAGCGGACACTGGCGGAGCGCATGGCGATGAACACGCCGATTCAAGGCTCGGCTGCCGACATCATCAAGCTCGCGATGATCAAGACGCATCGCGCGCTCCAAGAAGGCGGATTCAAGAGCCGCATCCTGCTGCAGGTGCACGATGAGCTTGTGCTCGAAATCATGCAGAACGAAAAAGAGCAGGTTGCGGAACTTGTGCACGACGCTATGGAAAATGTCGTGCAGCTTTCCGTGCCGCTTTCGGTCGATATTCATACGGGTGAGAACTGGGCGGCAGCGAAATAA
- the mutM gene encoding bifunctional DNA-formamidopyrimidine glycosylase/DNA-(apurinic or apyrimidinic site) lyase — MPELPEVETIRRSLKKTAAGRRIEEVDVLLPRTIRFPEVEEFRSRVRGQRILRLERRGKYLLLLLESGETLLLHLRMTGRFYRRDADTPTGRHVRAVFHLDDGSCLFFEDVRTFGEIHLLQPQERQAFPAFACMGPEPLTEEFDASYLYDAMQKSGQRIKSFLLDQGKVAGLGNIYVDEALFFAGVHPLRRAHTLNHDEAFRLWQAINKVIAEGIEDGGTTFRDYVDGEGKSGFHQQKLRVYHREGEPCLVCGTKIEKIRVGGRGTRFCPHCQPLRDGKLRLIGLTGVIASGKSTVSRQLMKLGAHVIDTDKIAHDLAKPHKPLWDAYREHFGEEILAEDGSLCREKIAARVFSDPEERRWIDGAAHPLIAASVRKKITALEKKGAKFIFLDVPLLFEAGWNRMADFIWLVSVSKETQLARLMKRNGYTEEEAAARIRSQFPLEEKRQRADCIIENDGTLQETAAQAAAAWERLSAL, encoded by the coding sequence ATGCCGGAACTTCCCGAAGTTGAAACCATACGGCGTTCTTTGAAAAAGACTGCGGCAGGACGGCGCATCGAGGAAGTCGATGTGCTTCTGCCGCGAACGATAAGATTCCCAGAGGTTGAGGAGTTCCGCTCGCGCGTGCGCGGGCAGCGCATCCTTCGCTTGGAGCGGCGCGGCAAGTATCTGCTGCTGCTTCTGGAGAGCGGGGAAACCTTGCTGCTCCATCTGCGCATGACGGGACGCTTTTATCGGCGCGATGCCGACACGCCGACTGGCAGACATGTGCGTGCCGTCTTTCATCTTGATGATGGAAGCTGTCTCTTTTTTGAAGATGTTCGGACATTCGGCGAGATCCATCTGCTGCAGCCGCAGGAACGGCAGGCGTTTCCTGCATTTGCCTGCATGGGCCCCGAGCCTTTGACCGAGGAATTTGATGCATCGTATTTATATGACGCCATGCAAAAGAGCGGTCAGCGCATCAAGAGCTTTTTGCTCGATCAGGGCAAGGTGGCGGGACTTGGCAATATCTATGTCGATGAAGCCTTGTTCTTTGCAGGCGTCCATCCTCTGCGAAGAGCGCATACGCTGAATCACGACGAGGCGTTCCGTCTTTGGCAGGCGATCAACAAGGTCATCGCCGAAGGCATCGAAGACGGCGGCACGACGTTTCGCGACTATGTGGACGGCGAGGGCAAGTCTGGCTTTCATCAGCAAAAGCTGCGCGTCTATCATCGGGAAGGAGAGCCGTGCCTCGTCTGCGGCACAAAGATCGAGAAGATTCGTGTGGGCGGGCGCGGCACGCGATTCTGCCCGCATTGTCAGCCGCTGCGCGACGGCAAGTTGAGATTGATCGGCTTGACCGGCGTCATCGCGAGCGGCAAGAGCACGGTCAGCCGCCAGCTTATGAAGCTTGGCGCACACGTCATTGATACCGATAAGATCGCGCACGATCTGGCGAAGCCGCACAAACCTCTTTGGGACGCCTATCGCGAGCATTTCGGCGAAGAGATCTTGGCCGAGGACGGCAGTCTTTGCCGCGAAAAGATTGCGGCGCGAGTGTTTTCTGATCCCGAGGAACGCCGCTGGATCGATGGGGCGGCGCATCCGTTGATTGCTGCAAGCGTGAGGAAAAAGATTACCGCTCTTGAGAAAAAGGGCGCGAAATTCATCTTCCTCGATGTGCCGCTGCTCTTTGAGGCGGGTTGGAATCGCATGGCAGATTTCATCTGGCTCGTCTCTGTGTCGAAGGAGACGCAGCTGGCGCGTCTGATGAAGCGCAACGGCTATACTGAGGAGGAAGCGGCGGCAAGGATTCGCTCGCAATTTCCGTTGGAGGAGAAAAGGCAGCGTGCCGACTGCATCATCGAGAACGATGGCACGCTGCAAGAGACGGCTGCGCAGGCAGCGGCGGCATGGGAAAGGCTGTCGGCGCTTTGA
- a CDS encoding lytic transglycosylase domain-containing protein, whose translation MGKAVGALICAARREEGACMAEDNDFYRRVRQRRQETNRRFAAFFLGVVILCMAFSFFFAMQSESMQRQYIYPYPYRSVVEHYAAKYKVDSSLVAGMILSESKFQSGAKSHRGAVGLMQLMPETALWISEQIDDQEYDPGELHEPQKNIEYGTWYIASLEKEFEGNDVLALAAYNAGRGNVHDWMEENHWGMDFREVSAIPYEETRAYVMSVLKNRQKYLELYGDKED comes from the coding sequence ATGGGAAAGGCTGTCGGCGCTTTGATATGCGCCGCACGGAGGGAAGAGGGAGCTTGCATGGCGGAGGACAACGATTTTTACAGGCGCGTCAGGCAGAGACGGCAGGAGACGAATCGCCGTTTTGCCGCCTTCTTCCTTGGCGTCGTCATCCTGTGCATGGCGTTTTCCTTTTTTTTCGCCATGCAGTCGGAATCCATGCAGCGTCAGTACATCTACCCCTACCCATATCGCTCGGTTGTCGAGCATTACGCCGCAAAGTACAAGGTGGACAGTTCTCTCGTGGCGGGCATGATCTTGTCGGAGAGCAAGTTTCAAAGCGGAGCGAAATCTCATCGCGGCGCCGTCGGCCTGATGCAGCTGATGCCGGAAACGGCGCTGTGGATTTCCGAGCAAATCGACGATCAAGAGTATGATCCGGGCGAACTGCATGAACCGCAGAAGAATATCGAGTACGGCACATGGTACATCGCTTCGCTGGAAAAGGAGTTCGAGGGCAACGACGTGCTGGCTTTGGCAGCGTACAACGCCGGACGCGGCAATGTGCACGATTGGATGGAAGAAAATCATTGGGGCATGGATTTTCGTGAGGTTTCCGCCATACCTTATGAGGAAACGCGCGCCTATGTGATGAGTGTTCTGAAGAACAGGCAGAAGTATTTGGAGCTTTACGGCGACAAGGAAGATTGA
- a CDS encoding PolC-type DNA polymerase III, translating to MMQKKLCIVPEKRNILRELTQGIELTQAEQKILFAAVVKHVEISLKGNSWEILLQTQEFIRTSLLDYVGAYIKKRVQIENLVFYQDVLDIEASIERAWKELCLVAANGNPTVLHLLKNAKRIFDGSSLLLEVKGELSGEILRAHDVPNLLQKAIEKMLTIRCTVSYKALDEEYDILEEDGDLMMDRVYEENLRQKKEASAAAPSAAQPTKAAAASAHRSASMTRTAGHGADLIFGKRFTGEAISIDDTDGEMKNVILTGTIGRVSSREFKTNTKLLLFDLADATNGISCKKFFKEKEQEAYDKALASVKEGMLVRVKGAIRFDTFQNEFMLFVDSMQKVEKPKREDKSEVKRVELHAHTRMSNMDAVVSAETLIKTAASWGWPAIAITDHGVVQAFPDAAKAASKLDIKVIYGMEGYLVQEDFEQKHANHIIFLAKNLNGLRNLYQMVSLSHLKYLHRQPRLPKHIIEEYREDVIIGSACEAGELIRAIVAQKPEEELLEIASFYDYLEIQPIGNNEFLVRSDKFPHIKDDEDLRRINLKVAELAKKLGKMLIATCDVHFLNPEDAIYRAILMKGKGFEDAELQPPLFLRTTEEMLAEFDYLGEEAAYEAVVTNPRKVSDMIEKFKPIPDELYSPMIPGAAEEIRDMSYRKARSLYGENLPEVVEARLKQELTPIIGHGFSVLYLIAQRLVKKSNDDGYLVGSRGSVGSSFVATMTDITEVNPLPPHWRCPHCKFSEFVEDGSVGCGYDLPSRKCPVCGTELLKDGHDIPFAVFLGFDGDKVPDIDLNFSGEYQPVAHKYTEELFGKDNVYRAGTIATVADKTAFGYVKKFFEEKGVKKHNAYIASLAAGCMGVKRTTGQHPAGIMVVPRNMDVHFFTPIQRPADDKNTTTITTHFDYHSISSRLVKLDILGHDDPTVIKMLEDLTHRDPKTIPFDDPATLSIFSSTKALGLDPKELGANSGTFGIPEFRTGFTRQMIDDTHPSCFSDLVRISGFSHGTDVWLGNAQDLIRSGQCTLREAISARDDIMMYLIHSGIDPLLSFQTMESVRKGKGIKEATVKILREGGIPEWYIEACQKIKYMFPRAHATAYVMMAWRIAYCKVHYPLAFYAAYFSIRAAEFDADVVARGKDYVKKQLDALEAKEAPDIKEKATIIVLQLAWEMYLRGFFMERVDIYASEAERFVLHEKSLLPPLASLGGVGASAARSIVEARKDGLFTSIEDIKKRTGVSKTCIEALQAHGCLADMDASDQMELFM from the coding sequence ATGATGCAGAAGAAGCTATGTATTGTTCCGGAAAAAAGAAATATCCTGCGCGAACTCACGCAGGGCATCGAGCTTACGCAAGCAGAGCAGAAGATTCTCTTTGCCGCCGTCGTCAAGCATGTGGAGATTTCTCTGAAAGGGAACTCTTGGGAGATTCTGCTGCAGACGCAGGAATTCATCCGCACGAGCCTCCTCGACTATGTGGGCGCATACATCAAGAAGCGGGTGCAGATCGAGAATCTTGTGTTTTATCAGGACGTTCTCGATATTGAGGCTTCCATTGAGCGCGCATGGAAGGAACTCTGCCTCGTTGCCGCCAACGGCAATCCGACGGTGCTCCATCTGCTCAAGAATGCAAAGCGCATCTTCGACGGGAGTAGTCTGCTCCTTGAGGTCAAGGGTGAGCTTTCGGGCGAGATTCTGCGCGCGCACGATGTACCGAATCTCCTGCAGAAGGCCATCGAGAAGATGCTCACGATTCGCTGCACCGTTTCGTACAAGGCGCTTGACGAGGAATACGACATCCTGGAAGAGGATGGCGACCTCATGATGGATCGCGTCTATGAGGAAAATCTGCGGCAGAAGAAAGAAGCGTCTGCCGCGGCTCCTTCTGCGGCGCAGCCGACAAAAGCGGCTGCGGCTTCTGCGCATCGGTCAGCGTCCATGACGCGGACGGCGGGGCATGGCGCAGACTTGATTTTTGGCAAGAGGTTTACGGGCGAAGCGATTTCCATCGACGACACTGACGGCGAGATGAAGAACGTCATCCTGACAGGTACGATCGGGCGCGTCAGCTCACGGGAGTTCAAGACGAACACGAAGCTTCTGCTCTTCGATCTCGCCGACGCGACGAATGGTATCAGCTGCAAGAAGTTCTTCAAGGAAAAGGAGCAGGAAGCATACGACAAGGCACTGGCTTCCGTGAAAGAAGGGATGCTCGTACGAGTCAAGGGCGCGATTCGCTTTGACACGTTCCAGAACGAGTTCATGCTCTTCGTCGATTCGATGCAGAAAGTGGAAAAGCCGAAGCGCGAGGACAAGTCCGAGGTCAAGCGCGTCGAGCTTCATGCGCATACGCGCATGAGCAATATGGACGCCGTAGTTTCGGCGGAAACGCTGATCAAGACGGCGGCTTCCTGGGGCTGGCCTGCCATCGCCATCACCGATCACGGCGTCGTACAGGCGTTTCCCGATGCAGCCAAGGCGGCGTCCAAGCTCGACATCAAGGTCATCTACGGCATGGAAGGCTATCTTGTCCAGGAGGATTTTGAGCAGAAGCACGCGAATCATATCATTTTTCTGGCAAAGAACTTGAACGGTCTGCGCAATCTCTATCAGATGGTGTCGCTGTCGCATCTGAAATATCTGCATCGTCAGCCGCGCCTTCCCAAGCACATCATTGAGGAATACCGCGAGGATGTCATCATCGGCTCTGCCTGCGAAGCGGGCGAGCTGATCCGCGCCATCGTCGCGCAGAAGCCTGAAGAGGAGCTTCTGGAAATCGCGAGTTTTTACGATTACCTTGAGATCCAGCCCATCGGCAACAATGAATTCCTCGTGCGAAGCGACAAATTCCCGCATATCAAGGATGACGAGGACTTGCGGCGCATCAATCTCAAGGTGGCGGAGCTGGCGAAAAAACTCGGGAAAATGCTCATCGCTACATGCGACGTCCATTTTCTCAATCCCGAGGATGCGATCTACCGCGCGATTCTCATGAAGGGCAAGGGATTCGAGGATGCGGAACTGCAGCCGCCGCTTTTCTTGCGCACGACGGAGGAGATGCTCGCCGAGTTTGATTATCTGGGCGAAGAGGCCGCATACGAGGCGGTCGTGACGAATCCGCGCAAGGTCAGCGACATGATCGAGAAGTTCAAGCCCATTCCCGATGAGCTTTATTCGCCGATGATCCCGGGCGCTGCGGAGGAAATCCGCGATATGTCGTACCGCAAGGCACGTTCCCTCTACGGCGAGAACCTGCCCGAGGTCGTCGAAGCCCGCTTGAAGCAGGAGCTTACGCCGATCATCGGGCATGGTTTCTCGGTGCTCTACCTCATTGCCCAACGTCTCGTCAAGAAGTCGAACGATGACGGCTACCTCGTCGGCTCGCGCGGCTCGGTCGGCTCGTCCTTCGTGGCGACGATGACCGACATCACGGAGGTCAACCCTCTGCCGCCGCATTGGCGCTGCCCGCACTGCAAATTCAGCGAGTTTGTCGAGGACGGCTCCGTCGGCTGCGGCTACGATCTGCCCAGCCGAAAATGCCCGGTATGCGGCACGGAACTTCTCAAGGATGGACACGATATACCGTTTGCCGTATTTCTCGGCTTTGATGGCGACAAGGTTCCTGATATTGATTTGAATTTTTCGGGTGAATATCAGCCTGTGGCACACAAGTATACGGAAGAGCTTTTCGGCAAGGACAATGTCTACCGCGCGGGCACGATCGCCACGGTCGCCGACAAGACGGCGTTCGGCTATGTGAAGAAGTTCTTTGAGGAGAAGGGCGTCAAGAAGCACAATGCCTACATCGCGAGTCTCGCCGCCGGCTGCATGGGCGTCAAGCGCACGACGGGACAGCATCCTGCGGGCATCATGGTCGTGCCGCGCAATATGGACGTGCACTTTTTCACGCCGATCCAGCGTCCCGCCGACGACAAGAACACGACGACGATCACGACGCATTTCGACTATCATTCAATCAGCAGCCGTCTCGTCAAGCTCGACATCCTCGGACACGATGACCCGACGGTCATCAAGATGCTCGAAGACCTCACGCATCGCGATCCCAAGACGATACCGTTCGACGATCCGGCGACCCTGAGCATCTTTTCTTCGACGAAGGCGCTGGGGCTCGATCCCAAGGAGCTTGGAGCGAATTCGGGCACGTTCGGCATCCCCGAATTTCGCACGGGCTTCACGCGCCAGATGATCGACGATACGCATCCGTCGTGCTTCAGCGACCTCGTGCGCATCTCGGGCTTCTCGCACGGCACGGACGTTTGGCTCGGCAACGCGCAGGATCTCATCCGCAGCGGTCAATGCACCCTGCGCGAAGCCATATCGGCGCGTGATGACATCATGATGTACTTGATTCACAGCGGCATCGATCCGCTCCTTTCCTTTCAGACGATGGAATCGGTCAGAAAGGGCAAGGGCATCAAGGAAGCAACGGTGAAGATCCTGCGCGAGGGGGGCATCCCCGAATGGTACATCGAGGCGTGTCAGAAGATCAAGTACATGTTCCCGCGCGCCCACGCGACCGCCTACGTCATGATGGCTTGGCGCATCGCTTACTGCAAGGTGCATTATCCGCTTGCCTTCTATGCGGCCTATTTCTCGATTCGTGCGGCGGAATTTGATGCCGATGTCGTGGCGCGCGGCAAGGACTATGTGAAGAAGCAGCTCGACGCATTGGAGGCGAAGGAAGCGCCCGACATCAAGGAAAAAGCGACGATCATCGTCCTGCAGCTTGCTTGGGAGATGTATCTTCGAGGCTTTTTTATGGAACGCGTCGATATCTACGCTTCCGAAGCGGAACGTTTCGTGCTCCACGAGAAATCCCTCCTGCCGCCGCTCGCCTCCTTGGGCGGCGTTGGAGCTTCCGCCGCGCGCAGCATCGTCGAGGCGCGAAAGGACGGACTCTTCACGTCCATCGAGGACATCAAGAAGCGCACGGGCGTATCGAAGACATGCATCGAGGCGCTGCAGGCGCACGGCTGCCTTGCCGATATGGATGCGAGCGATCAGATGGAACTTTTCATGTAG